DNA sequence from the Penaeus monodon isolate SGIC_2016 chromosome 28, NSTDA_Pmon_1, whole genome shotgun sequence genome:
NNNNNNNNNNNNNNNNNNNNNNNNNNNNNNNNNNNNNNNNNNNNNNNNNNNNNNNNNNNNNNNNNNNNNNNNNNNNNNNNNNNNNNNNNNNNNNNNNNNNNNNNNNNNNNNNAATCTTGCTAGGGATGAAACGTGCGATGTACCTGTAATGAGCAATTCGGTAACCGATTTTAATATCGGTGCAGATCTAAAATCTGATCAAATTAAAGAACTACGAAATCTACTTGATAAATATCCAGATATATTCTCAGAGAAGCTGGATTAACTAGTCAGTAACGCACGATATAAAATTGACTACCACCGAACCCGTACACCGCAAACCTNNNNNNNNNNNNNNNNNNNNNNNNNNNNNNNNNNNNNNNNNNNNNNNNNNNNNNNNNNNNNNNNNNNNNNNNNNNNNNNNNNNNNNNNNNNNNNNNNNNNNNNNNNNNNNNNNNNNNNNNNNNNNNNNNNNNNNNNNNNNNNNNNNNNNNNNNNNNNNNNNNNNNNNNNNNNNNNNNNNNNNNNNNNNNNNNNNNNNNNNNNNNNNNNNNNNNNNNNNNNNNNNNNNNNNNNNNNNNNNNNNNNNNNNNNNNNNNNNNNNNNNNNNNNNNNNNNNNNNNNNNNNNNNNNNNNNNNNNNNNNNNNNNNNNNNNNNNNNNNNNNNNNNNNNNNNNNNNNNNNNNNNNNNNNNNNNNNNNNNNNNNNNNNNNNNNNNNNNNNNNNNNNNNNNNNNNNNNNNNNNNNNNNNNNNNNNNNNNNNNNNNNNNNNNNNNNNNNNNNNNNNNNNNNNNNNNNNNNNNNNNNNNNNNNNNNNNNNNNNNNNNNNNNNNNNNNNNNNNNNNNNNNNNNNNNNNNNNNNNNNNNNNNNNNNNNNNNNNNNNNNNNNNNNNNNNNNNNNNNNNNNNNNNNNNNNNNNNNNNNNNNNNNNNNNNNNNNNNNNNNNNNNNNNNNNNNNNNNNNNNNNNNNNNNNNNNNNNNNNNNNNNNNNNNNNNNNNNNNNNNNNNNNNNAGATCTTTTTTGGGTACAGTCTCATTCTACCGTAAATTTATTCCTAATTTTGCAGATATAATGTTCCCCATTTAAAGTCTTACGAGGGAAAAAACAGTAGCAATGTGCTAATATGGAATGATGAACAGATTGCAAGTGTTAATTTANNNNNNNNNNNNNNNNNNNNNNNNNNNNNNNNNNNNNNNNNNNNNNNNNNNNNNNNNNNNNNNNNNNNNNNNNNNNNNNNNNNNNNNNNNNNNNNNNNNNNNNNNNNNNNNNNNNNNNNNNNNNNNNNNNNNNNNNNNNNNNNNNNNNNNNNNNNNNNNNNNNNNNNNNNNNNNNNNNNNNNNNNNNNNNNNNNNNNNNNNNNNNNNNNNNNNNNNNNNNNNNNNNNNNNNNNNNNNNNNNNNNNNNNNNNNNNNNNNNNNNNNNNNNNNNNNNNNNNNNNNNNNNNNNNNNNNNNNNNNNNNNNNNNNNNNNNNNNNNNNNNNNNNNNNNNNNNNNNNNNNNNNNNNNNNNNNNNNNNNNNNNNNNNNNNNNNNNNNNNNNNNNNNNNNNNNNNNNNNNNNNNNNNNNNNNNNNNNNNNNNNAATTATCGATTAATGTAAAACCACTTGGTTAAAATCTTACAATTTTAAGTTAAAATGGGGGCCATGTAAGGGGATTATTAGGTAACAATGATGGTTTCCTTTTATTGATGGTTCCGACTGCCGGGCGATTATTTGGTNNNNNNNNNNNNNNNNNNNNNNNNNNNNNNNNNNNNNNNNNNNNNNNNNNNNNNNNNNNNNNNNNNNNNNNNNNNNNNNNNNNNNNNNNNNNNNNNNNNNNNNNCATGTGAGTTTACCGACTTgtacttgtctatttattttatggctatgataaaatgattgtttctgttataatatttaaataagacAAGAGTACCCATTACCATGTACTTTTCAGCCTCTTTTACATTTATGgtcgaatcagagagagagaagcagttaatacgactctgggtgctccactctttggccatacgactctgggtgctccacgctttggccatacgactcctgACGCCCTACAATTATCAGCAAAAGACCGAGTACAACTAATTCAAATTACCTGTCAACCNNNNNNNNNNNNNNNNNNNNNNNNNNNNNNNNNNNNNNNNNNNNNNNNNNNNNNNNNNNNNNNNNNNNNNNNNNNNNNNNNNNNNNNNNNNNNNNNNNATCAAAAGGGGATTACTCAAACCTTGTAACAAANNNNNNNNNNNNNNNNNNNNNNNNNNNNNNNNNNNNNNNNNNNNNNNNNNNNNNNNNNNNNNNNNNNNNNNNNNNNNNNNNNNNNNNNNNNNNNNNNNNNNNNNNNNNNNNNNNNNNNNNNNNNNNNNNNNNNNNNNNNNNNNNNNNNNNNNNNNNNNNNNNNNNNNNNNNNNNNNNNNNNNNNNNNNNNNNNNNNNNNNNNNNAAAGATTATGAAtgttaaaacatgtatatatgtttttttttatgcagtgcCGTGTCAGTAGCGCCTACGTCGCCCTTGACCGCACGCAATGTTANNNNNNNNNNNNNNNNNNNNNNNNNNNNNNNNNNNNNNNNNNNNNNNNNNNNNNNNNNNNNNNNNNNNNNNGTGTCtgtgcacatatgtgtacattCACTCATAAAACAGCGACTCagatattttattttcagattGTTACTAATTGTCAAGGATTATTTGATGAACAGTCTAATAATTCCGTGGGGTCAATAAAACAGTTTGTGAACGAAATGATTTACTTTGTTTCAATTGGACACAGGTAAGACCACTCCAATAGTGCACCCTTCTTGAGGCACTAATTTCCCCATGCCTTGAGTACCACACGGGGTACGGTCTCACAAGACACCAGAGGGTTCTTTGCCGAAACCACCTCGAAGGGACGCCTCTGAACCATTTGCAGTTCAGGGAAGGCGTCGCACATGATGCCCGCAAGAGTCGTACTGCGCAATGCTCTCAGTTGCTCTGTCACAGAATATCacggtaaaaaaaatagattttgaaaAGAAAGGTTAGAATTTGATGAAAAGAATTTCATAATATCCATcaataatgtttgtttgtttggtactAAGAACACCGATCACTGGATCTTACCATTGTTGAATTTAGTATCGTCGATATTGGTCTCGTACCAGTACCTGTCTCCCCGGCGAATTCTGGCGAACTGCTTTGCTAGAACGCAAGTGAAGGTGGGCCCCAGTTCTCCATCGGGGACTGGTCGTTCAGAAGCTCCACCGACCAATAGATCAATATCCCTTACGTCTCTGTGGTTAAAATTCTTGGCTTAAGACACTTTTATTAGTGGTCTCAAAGACTAGGGCCTACAACNNNNNNNNNNNNNNNNNNNNNNNNNNNNNNNNNNNNNNNNNNNNNNNNNNNNNNNNNNNNNNNNNNNNNNNNNNNNNNNNNNNNNNNNNNNNNNNNNNNNNNNNNNNNNNNNNNNNGAGATGACGANNNNNNNNNNNNNNNNNNNNNNNNNNNNNNNNNNNNNNNNNNNNNNNNNNNNNNNNNNNNNNNNNNNNNNNNNNNNNNNNNNNNCAAAATCAAATATCTTACGTGTACACGCTCTGAAGGCGGTCGATGACTTCTTGGTCCATGCTGTTGGTCAAGTCTGCGAAAGTCTTGATCACTTGGTTTGTGCAGGCCGCCCGCACCGCCGTGTATCCTTTCAAGCCATGCTCACGCCCACGCTGGGTGTTGAGAGCAAGTAAGTCGATTCTGAGAGGCTCGTCGCCAGGGAATGATGTGGCCGTTATCTGGGGACGTGAACGGTGTATTTTAGcacatatttgtaaataattcAAGGCTTGTTGTATTGTCATTAGTCCTATTTCTGTTGAATACATcattgtagttatttttattttctcgcaTTTTTCATGAAAAGAATCAGAGTGCTATGGATCCTGACCTCATTTGTAAAGACCATATTACTGACATCCTGCCGGCTGACGCCACGAAGCACGTCGGCAGGTGCAAGCCCAAGGGACTCTTCAAGTGTGGCGGAGGAAAGATCTATTTGTGTGACCTTCCCAAAAGCGTCTACTACCTCAATTTGGTCCTGAGCAGNNNNNNNNNNNNNNNNNNNNNNNNNNNNNNNNNNNNNNNNNNNNNNNNNNNNNNNNNNNNNNNNNNNNNNNNNNNNNNNNNNNNNNNNNNNNNNNNNNNNNNNNNNNNNNNNNNNNNNNNNNNNNNNNNNNNNNNNNNNNNCAACTGTCATTACACATAAGCTCAGTATACCCAATTACATATTTCGACTGAAGAcgtcagagaaaataaaaacttacaaaaattcaccagtatatctgtgtgtattgtTAGGACAACATACCGGAATCTGGCTCTGGCTGAAGTGAAGGGTCGCAGTTTCGAACTCGGAAGTAGTCGCAAGAGTCATGCCAGCATCGtagtcttgtcttcggtgtgCCTCAGTGAGAGGCGTCAGCTGGTATTCAGTGATCGCTTGTGGTCCTAGAAATAAATAGCAGTTGATGATTATTCAAACGAAAGCATTATTGCCTAGCCCACAGGAATCCATGATACAGTCTAGCCTGAAAACAAACTCAAGTTCTATCCCTTGGCACTTCAATGTACATACCGagtagtttataaatatattcgttGTAAACGACATGCTGTACTTGGGCGACCACTATCCTGCGGGCTTCCTGGAAAAGGTTCTCATCATTCCAGCCCACATTGATTTCCTTGAGGCGATCCGCTACGTTGTTGTGGTAGCGAATGAGCATGCGAAAGATGACTTTGACCATGGCCGATATCTCTGTTGGTATGATGGTAAGTGTTATCTCCAGTGTATGTGCCTTGACTTCATTGCGGCAATTTCACAACATAGGTATAATTTCACTCTACTTGTACTTTCTCTATGTAGCCAATTTGCTATTTCCTAACTGCCATGCGTCGAAAAGTCTAAAAATACAAACTAACCCGTTGAGATCAAGTACGGGGATTCGCTAAAGTCCACACTTCCGTCAGTAACCTAGAAAGACAGATAACGACTTGGAATTTTGTGGGAGGAATAAGCAGAATTTCACCTACATACACCGCTATCTTCAGATACAAATATTTCCAATCAGAAATTTATGTTTAACAATATTCAAATAATTTTGTCTAAATAGACATCTATATGCGCGCAGGNNNNNNNNNNNNNNNNNNNNAAACCTTATACCCATCAAATACAAAACGAGGAATATTAGActattgacagaaaaaaaatgcctaTCATCATAAAGAATAGAAATTTATTTCTGCCAGGAACTGCCATGTCAAACGTTACATGCAGATGGCCATTGTGGAAGGGTGCGGCGTGAATTCGTCGAGTCTTGGTCAGAGCCATAGATCATGGAGGCATCAAGGTAGGCGGTTGCCACGTTCATCTGATTCCTCGGGCCTGATAACGGACACGCCAGGGAGCACAGTTAAGTCGTGTAGATTGTGTCTTATTAAGTAGTGGATATTTTTTCTTGTGAgatgatataatctatatttgCAACTGGTGCTTATATGAAGACTGTGGGTTTAGCAGCTCTAGAATACAGATATCTTTCAACTGAACGGGTCAGCATAAGTCAAGTTGGTACCTTATAGTATCTGAAGAATGTATAAAATGagccaacttaaaaaaaaaaaaacgcccattttCCTATGAGCAAAAAGAACATAAACGCTCGGGGAATCAAGTAGCCGAAAGCATATTTTCCAACCTACCGGATTTGCATGTCGGCGCAGGGACTGAGCGCAGCAACGGCATGCACGTCTGCTCAAATTGGCTTAGGAACGGGTCACTGAGAGAGATGCTGACGCTGGCGCACTCGGAGTTGATCATAACAGTGACGGCATCCAAGGACTTTTGGCAACACGAAGTGGTTTCAGCCCCTAGGTAATAGAGATGTGTgttgatgatataacaggatatTGGTAATATCGTCATTGATAATATTGGAGTAAACGATATTGGGTATTAATGACAtccaaaaaatcataatgatgtaaatgatattAGTGTTAATGATTAGTTTTAATGACATTAATTCTATTGGTGTTAAGGATGCAGAAATTATAAGTTAATGGTaactattaattattaaaatgttgTGGTAATGTCCAAAGCAGTTTAAGATATGCCTTTTTCTTCGTTATGGTAATATTATTGTCGTTAATGTtcctgataatatataaaaaatgaaaagaaagaaattacgaTTGAAATAGTCTGTATTCAGAAACACCAAATGATACTGCAGAACATAATGACccatgtaatatattcatatatacagtccACTGAGGAAGCCTCCAGCCTCTCACTTGCAACTAAGGGCGTGGCGGCCAGGTCGAGACCCACGAAGATGCCGAAGAGCTCGTGCAGCAATGTacgggaggaggacggagagctGGGCAGTCTTCCGACGGCCTGGCTGACAAGGCGGGCGTTGGGTAGGTCGCTACTGTCAATGGCTTTACGCGGCATCGAAATGCCTGCGNNNNNNNNNNNNNNNNNNNNNNNNNNNNNNNNNNNNNNNNNNNNNNNNNNNNNNNNNNNNNNNNNNNNNNNNNNNNNNNNNNNNNNNNNNNNNNNNNNNNNNNNNNNNNNNNNNNNNNNNNNNNNNNNNNNNNNNNNNNNNNNNNNNNNNNNNNNNNNNNNNNNNNNNNNNNNNNNNNNNNNNNNNNNNNNNNNNNNNNNNNNNNNNNNNNNNNNNNNNNNNNNNNNNNNNNNNNNNNNNNNNNNNNNNNNNNNNNNNNNNNNNNNNNNNNNNNNNNNNNNNNNNNNNNNNNNNNNNNNNNNNNNNNNNNNNNNNNNNNNNNNNNNNNNNNNNNNNNNNNNNNNNCCTGTAAGATGTATATGCAATGGCAATAACCAGAAAACTCGCTTCACGTGTTATATGCAAGCGAAGATAGGTATACCCACCGTCCCCATAGTCGTGCCCAGCCAGGCGCGGTAGGGCATGTAAGCGGCTCCCAGCTCTGTTCTGCGGGTTGTTGCAGGTCCCATCGCTGGCCCGGGTAGTGCAGGAACTCGTTGCAGAGGGAAGGATTCCCATGCTCTGTATTGCAAAGCACATCCAGTTGACCGGTTTTCCGATGTTATCCAGGACTATTCCGCGAGTGGTTGTCTGTGCTCACCCTAGGGGTGTATACAAATTACCATTTGGAAGCAtgctaatgacaaaaaaaaattaaaaatttaatgaaaatatcaataatcaacCTTTGTCATTACgtggtaatgatactaaaaaaaaacattttaaatagatGATACCTACATAATtcagtatatacattaataaaaaagtgatgattGAAATTTATGATAGTTTTGACTAtttttaataaaagttaaaatgtCTGATGTTAAGAGAATTTCTANNNNNNNNNNNNNNNNNNNNNNNNNNNNNNNNNNNNNNNNNNNNNNNNNNNNNNNNNNNNNNNNNNNNNNNNNNNNNNNNNNNNNNNNNNNNNNNNNNNNNNNNNNNNNNNNNNNNNNNNNNNNNNNNNNNNNNNNNNNNNNNNNNNNNNNNNNNNNNNNNNNNNNNNNNNNNNNNNNNNNNNACAAGATCAAAAGGGCATTGGCAAACCCCAGTCAAAAATTCTAACATGAATATTTACCTTATTTCTTCCAAATTCTGGGTTTCCTTtttaaacgaaagagaaaatatcaGAGCATCGATATAGCGGTTTCTAATTTCATCATTTAACTCAGAATTTGACAGCCTCCTTTCTGATACTGTCAAACTtttctttcaacctttttttatcatataaaatcaCACTGaacctatcattattataaagaatGGAATGTGATACAGGGACTATTCATCATATCAAAACAGAAGCACAGACCTCCAGGACTCAGTTTTGCCGCTGCGATGGGGGTCAGAAGAGTGACCAAGGCAACCGCCACGAAGAACAGGAAAGTCTATTCATCTTCCCGTAAGAAGGACGGATANNNNNNNNNNNNNNNNNNNNNNNNNNNNNNNNNNNNNNNNNNNNNNNNNNNNNNNNNNNNNNNNNNNNNNNNNNNNNNNNNNNNNNNNNNNNNNNNNNNNNNNNNNNNNNNNNNNNNNNNNNNNNNNNNNNNNNNNNNNNNNNNNNNNNNNNNNNNNNNNNNNNNNNNNNNNNNNNNNNNNNNNNNNNNNNNNNNNNNNNNNNNNNNNNNNTAGttgtattactgatatttttctGACACCCCCTCCAACAACGACAATGTAAATGTTAATGATGCAGAGAAGCATATTGAATGGTGAATAACTGAAAAGGCCACGACTGTGTATTAGGCATATACAAAAGAGATTGATAAGGAACTTATCAGATTTTGCTATTTGTCCATTTTGTAATAAACTACCTACTAAGGATATCTAACGGATACATCTACAGCTACATCTGATATAACTCCATAATCAAacaaatgtgtgtttttgttcattgtattttaaatttgatCAATGCGTAATTTTTAGCCCTAGTTTCTCAAAAGATAAAATGTTATATCATAGACACTAGCAACTTACGTACATATGTTGTTGCAACGAAGTCAATGGCTGATATGATGTGCTCGTCTGTTCGGGATGTATATATACCCCGAAGGTCTAACCCTGAACATGTGTGTCAGGTAATAAAAGGTGTTCATATATTCACGTAACTGCACTACCCGCCtaaaacgcattttttttcttttttcaaggatAACGGTGACTCATGAACGATGGAATTGTtggaaaacaagaacaaagaactGACNNNNNNNNNNNNNNNNNNNNNNNNNNNNNNNNNNNNNNNNNNNNNNNNNNNNNNNNNNNNNNNNNNNNNNNNNNNNNNNNNNNNNNNNNNNNNNNNNNNNNNNNNNNNNNNNNNNNNNNNNNNNNNNNNNNNNNNNNNNNNNNNNNNNNNNNNNNNNNNNNNNNNNNNNNNNNNNNNNNNNNNNNNNNNNNNNNNNNNNNNNNNNNNNNNNNNNNNNNNNNNNNNNNNNNNNNNNNNNNNNNNNNNNNNNNNNNNNNNNNNNNNNNNNNNNNNNNNNNNNNNNNNNNNNNNNNNNNNNNNNNNNNNNNNNNNNNNNNNNNNNNNNNNNNNNNNNNNNNNNNNNNNNNNNNNNNNNNNNNNNNNNNNNNNNNNNNNNNNNNNNNNNNNNNNNNNNNNNNNNNNNNNNNNNNNNNNNNNNNNNNNNNNNNNNNNNNNNNNNNNNNNNNNNNNNNNNNNNNNNNNNNNNNNNNNNNNNNNNNNNNNNNNNNNNNNNNNNNNNNNNNNNNNNNNNNNNNNNNNNNNNNNNNNNNNNNNNNNNNNNNNNNNNNNNNNNNNNNNNNNNNNNNNNNNNNNNNNNNNNNNNNNNNNNNNNNNNNNNNNNNNNNNNNNNNNNNNNNNNNNNNNNNNNNNNNNNNNNNNNNNNNNNNNNNNNNNNNNNNNNNNNNNNNNNNNNNNNNNNNNNNNNNNNNNNNNNNNNNNNNNNNNNNNNNNNNNNNNNNNNNNNNNNNNNNNNNNNNNNNNNNNNNNNNNNNNNNNNNNNNNNNNNNNNNNNNNNNNNNNNNNNNNNNNNNNNNNNNNNNNNNNNNNNNNNNNNNNNNNNNNNNNNNNNNNNNNNNNNNNNNNNNNNNNNNNNNNNNNNNNNNNNNNNNNNNNNNNNNNNNNNNNNNNNNNNNNNNNNNNNNNNNNNNNNNNNNNNNNNNNNNNNNNNNNNNNNNNNNNNNNNNNNNNNNNNNNNNNNNNNNNNNNNNNNNNNNNNNNNNNNNNNNNNNNNNNNNNNNNNNNNNNNNNNNNNNNNNNNNNNNNNNNNNNNNNNNNNNNNNNNNNNNNNNNNNNNNNNNNNNNNNNNNNNNNNNNNNNNNNNNNNNNNNNNNNNNNNNNNNNNNNNNNNNNNNNNNNNNNNNNNNNNNNNNNNNNNNNNNNNNNNNNNNNNNNNNNNNNNNNNNNNNNNNNNNNNNNNNNNNNNNNNNNNNNNNNNNNNNNNNNNNNNNNNNNNNNNNNNNNNNNNNNNNNNNNNNNaaaaatatagagagatataatataatatttttaattaaaattttatttatatatataaaatgataatattatagatataattatataaaagaaagaagagtatatatagaatatatataatattataaaagaatttttaaaatttatataggaatattaataaatataaattttaaaattttatatatatatattaataaatagaattaaggattaatataaatatgaatgtaggataataatagataataagaataNNNNNNNNNNNNNNNNNNNNNNNNNNNNNNNNNNNNNNNNNNNNNNNNNNNNNNgtagatttttaaatatataaaaagataaatttatattataatactattaatataaattgtattaaattttatatttatataaaataatatgatttaatataaaataattatataatatatataaaaatttatattaagtatatatatataattatatatatatggattataatatataataataataatatatatattttaatatatatagatagaaattataaaaatttatatattttatagatataataatattttataaaataatatgttgaatatatatatatataatttatataataaagattaaaattttgattatatagaGTTTTTAATTATNNNNNNNNNNNNNNNNNNNNNNNNNNNNNNNNNNNNNNNNNNNNNNNNNNNNNattatattaaaagtaaaaaaaaaatttttaaatttaaaaattttaaaatattttttattataattttaaaaatatatatatatatatatattttaattatttttaaaaattaaaaattttatatatatattttaatattatttaattttaaatataaaaaatttgNNNNNNNNNNNNNNNNNNNNNNNNNNNNNNNNNNNNNNNNNNNNNNNNNNNNNNNNNNNNNNNNNNNNNNNNNNNNNNNNNNNNNNNNNNNNNNNNNNNNNNNNNNNNNNNNNNNNNNNNNNNNNNNNNNNNNNNNNNNNNNNNNNNNNNNNNNNNNNNNNNNNNNNNNNNNNNNNNNNNNNNNNNNNNNNNNNNNNNNNNNNNNNNNNNNNNNNNNNNNNNNNNNNNNNNNNNNNNNNNNNNNNNNNNNNNNNNNNNNNNNNNNNNNNNNNNNNNNNNNNNNNNNNNNNNNNNNNNNNNNNNNNNNNNNNNNNNNNNNNNNNNNNNNNNNNNNNNNNNNNNNNNNNNNNNNNNNNNNNNNNNNNNNNNNNNNNNNNNNNNNNNNNNNNNNNNNNNNNNNNNNNNNNNNNNNNNNNNNNNNNNNNNNgatagatagagagagagagacNNNNNNNNNNNNNNNNNNNNNNNNNNNNNNNNNNNNNNNNNNNNNNNNNNNNNNNNNNNNNNNNNNNNNNNNNNNNNNNNNNNNNNNNNNNGTTAGTTCTTTGTTCTGGTTTTCCAACAATTCCATCGTTCATGAGTCACCGTTatccttgaaagaaaaaaaatgcgttttaGGCGGGTAGTGCAGTTACGTGAATATATGAACACCTTTTATTACCTGACACACATGTTCAGGGTTAGACCTTCGGGGTATATATACATCCCGAACAGACGAGCACATCATATCAGCCGTTGACTTCGTTGCAACAACATATGTACGTAAGTTGCTAGTGTCTATGATATAACATTTTAACTTTTGAGAAAGTAGGGCTAAAAATTACACATTGATCAAATTTAAGATACaatgaacaaa
Encoded proteins:
- the LOC119591366 gene encoding chorion peroxidase-like → MALTKTRRIHAAPFHNGHLHVTDGSVDFSESPYLISTEISAMVKVIFRMLIRYHNNVADRLKEINVGWNDENLFQEARRIVVAQVQHVVYNEYIYKLLGPQAITEYQLTPLTEAHRRQDYDAGMTLATTSEFETATLHFSQSQIPDQIEVVDAFGKVTQIDLSSATLEESLGLAPADVLRGVSRQDVSNMVFTNEITATSFPGDEPLRIDLLALNTQRGREHGLKGYTAVRAACTNQVIKTFADLTNSMDQEVIDRLQSVYTDVRDIDLLVGGASERPVPDGELGPTFTCVLAKQFARIRRGDRYWYETNIDDTKFNNEQLRALRSTTLAGIMCDAFPELQMVQRRPFEVVSAKNPLVSCETVPRVVLKAWGN